In Deinococcus sedimenti, a single genomic region encodes these proteins:
- a CDS encoding ABC transporter permease, with protein MTTTTVPQSTPKQDSIFWRRFRRSAPGKVGAVIVLAFVLLAVFASVLKPYDPRNEPNRYSLRLKPPSVTALWNEEAKQTYTDPVSGKVNVFAAPFGTDNLGRDIMTRVLHGTRISLKVGVVSTILALVLGSLLGVLAGYFGGWLDSILGYVTDVMLAFPGILLAIGFASIFSADNPPLLIAGMDRLFALNSPQLVTAMLAVSLVQIPVYLRLARGVVLSLREREFVAAAGALGASQWRMVFRHVLPNSLSPLIVQGALSIATATIEVAALGFLGIGAQPPLPEWGTMISDSRQYYLDAPWTMIFPGLAIFLTVLGFNLLGDGLRDVLDPRSTQ; from the coding sequence ATGACGACAACGACTGTTCCGCAGTCCACCCCCAAACAGGACAGCATCTTCTGGCGGCGCTTCCGGCGCAGCGCGCCCGGCAAGGTCGGCGCGGTGATCGTGCTCGCGTTCGTGCTGCTCGCCGTGTTCGCCAGCGTCCTGAAACCCTACGATCCGCGCAACGAACCCAACCGGTACTCCCTGCGCCTCAAGCCGCCGTCCGTCACGGCCCTGTGGAACGAGGAGGCGAAGCAGACGTACACCGATCCCGTCAGCGGCAAGGTGAACGTGTTCGCCGCGCCGTTCGGGACGGACAACCTGGGCCGCGACATCATGACCCGCGTGCTGCACGGCACCCGCATCAGCCTGAAGGTCGGGGTGGTCAGCACCATCCTGGCCCTGGTGCTGGGTTCCCTGCTGGGCGTGCTCGCCGGGTACTTCGGCGGGTGGCTGGACAGCATCCTGGGCTACGTGACGGACGTCATGCTGGCCTTTCCCGGCATTCTGCTGGCCATCGGCTTTGCCAGCATCTTCAGCGCCGACAATCCACCCCTGCTGATCGCGGGCATGGACCGGCTGTTCGCGCTGAACAGCCCGCAACTGGTCACCGCCATGCTGGCCGTGTCCCTGGTGCAGATCCCGGTGTACCTGAGGCTGGCGCGCGGCGTCGTGCTGTCCCTCCGCGAGCGGGAGTTCGTCGCGGCGGCCGGTGCGCTGGGTGCCTCGCAGTGGCGCATGGTGTTCCGTCACGTGCTGCCCAACAGCCTGTCGCCGCTGATCGTGCAGGGCGCGCTGAGCATCGCCACCGCGACGATCGAGGTCGCCGCGCTGGGCTTCCTGGGCATCGGCGCGCAGCCTCCCCTGCCCGAGTGGGGCACCATGATCAGCGATAGCCGCCAGTACTACCTGGACGCCCCGTGGACCATGATCTTCCCGGGTCTGGCCATCTTCCTGACCGTGCTGGGCTTCAACCTGCTCGGCGACGGTCTGCGCGATGTGCTCGACCCCCGCAGCACCCAGTAA
- a CDS encoding ABC transporter permease has protein sequence MGSYLIRRLARTLLVMLGISLVVFVFVRSIPGDPAVAMLGERATPEAAAALREQLGLNKPWFFNPANPLDAQYPKYMSALLSGDLGTGLKSNIPVLDDLKARFPATAELSIAALLVALLIGMPAGILAALRRNSIWDNLATTISLLGVSMPVFWLGLLLSYFFGVKLGILPPSGRIGTEFDIAPITGLNVLDALLRGQPGAAWDSVRHLILPAIALGSIPLAIVARITRSSMLDVLNQDYVRTARAKGLADRTVTMKHALRNALLPVVTVIGLQAGALLGGAVLTETIFSWPGLGSWVYDAISQRDYPIIQGGVIFAALVVSVVNLLVDLSYAALDPRIQYS, from the coding sequence TTGGGCAGTTACCTGATCCGCCGCCTTGCACGCACCCTGCTGGTCATGCTGGGCATCAGTCTGGTCGTGTTCGTGTTCGTCCGCTCCATTCCCGGCGACCCGGCCGTCGCCATGCTCGGCGAGCGCGCCACGCCCGAAGCCGCCGCCGCGCTGCGCGAGCAGCTGGGCCTGAACAAACCCTGGTTCTTCAACCCGGCCAACCCGCTGGACGCGCAGTACCCGAAGTACATGTCCGCCCTGCTCAGCGGCGACCTGGGCACCGGACTGAAGAGCAACATCCCCGTCCTGGATGACCTGAAAGCCCGTTTTCCCGCCACGGCGGAACTGAGCATCGCGGCGCTGCTGGTCGCGCTGCTGATCGGTATGCCCGCCGGGATCCTGGCGGCCCTGCGGCGCAACAGCATCTGGGACAACCTCGCCACGACCATCTCGCTGCTCGGCGTGAGCATGCCGGTCTTCTGGCTGGGCCTGCTGCTGTCGTACTTCTTCGGCGTGAAACTGGGCATCCTCCCGCCCAGCGGCCGCATCGGCACGGAGTTCGACATCGCGCCCATCACCGGTCTCAACGTGCTTGACGCGCTGCTGCGCGGACAGCCGGGCGCCGCGTGGGACAGCGTGCGCCACCTGATCCTCCCGGCCATCGCGCTGGGCAGCATCCCGCTGGCGATCGTGGCCCGCATCACGCGGTCCTCGATGCTGGACGTCCTGAACCAGGATTACGTGCGGACCGCCCGCGCCAAGGGCCTCGCAGACCGCACCGTGACCATGAAGCACGCGCTTCGCAACGCGCTGCTGCCGGTCGTGACTGTGATCGGCCTGCAGGCGGGCGCGCTGCTGGGCGGCGCCGTGCTGACCGAGACGATCTTCTCCTGGCCGGGCCTGGGCTCCTGGGTGTACGACGCGATCAGCCAGCGCGACTACCCGATCATCCAGGGCGGCGTGATCTTCGCGGCCCTGGTGGTCAGCGTCGTGAACCTGCTCGTGGACCTCAGTTACGCCGCTCTCGACCCGCGCATCCAGTACAGCTGA
- a CDS encoding ABC transporter substrate-binding protein: MKKVLLTALLSTLSAASAATLVFGGNGEPVSLESGNITDGISILVQRQIYDTLVDFEDGTTDLKPGLATKWTANANNTAWTFTLRKGVRFHDGTPMNADAVIFNLGRWWDKNHPYGFRDQGRTFEIVGELLGGYKGDATAVIKNIVKVNDSTVRIDLNKPSSVLPDVLAAGYFGIASPAAIKKEGAKYGTPASKPVGTGPFIFQSWRTGDRVTLLPNKLYWGEKAKVDQLVIRSIKDASQRLNELKAGTIDFANDLTPDSLKSVQSDKNLVAVKRPSFNVGFLSLNNRNQYLKNEKVRQAISMAINKKEIANAFWNGLGISNASFLPPVLAWANSPKVPADYKFDPAAAKKMLADAGYPNGFSIDLWYMPVSRPYFPTPKPIAEAIAADLSAIGVKVNLKTEDWAKYLQDRNKEPGFDMYMIGWTGDYGDPDNFYGAYYGSNASDDINWNPSNVETLLQQGRAANTQAAKAKVYQQLHELTYNAAYRIPMVHSNPLAAARSYVKGWTPSPLGSEPFNTISVGSKK, encoded by the coding sequence ATGAAGAAAGTGCTTCTGACTGCCCTGCTCTCCACCCTGAGCGCCGCCTCCGCGGCCACCCTGGTCTTCGGCGGCAACGGCGAACCCGTCAGCCTGGAATCCGGCAACATCACCGACGGCATCAGCATCCTGGTGCAGCGGCAGATCTACGACACCCTGGTCGACTTCGAGGACGGCACCACCGACCTCAAGCCCGGCCTGGCCACCAAGTGGACCGCGAACGCGAACAACACCGCCTGGACGTTCACGCTGCGCAAGGGCGTGCGCTTCCACGACGGCACCCCCATGAACGCCGACGCCGTGATCTTCAACCTGGGCCGCTGGTGGGACAAGAACCACCCCTACGGCTTCCGTGACCAGGGCCGCACCTTCGAGATCGTCGGCGAACTGCTCGGCGGCTACAAGGGCGACGCCACCGCCGTCATCAAGAACATCGTCAAGGTCAACGACAGCACCGTGCGCATCGACCTGAACAAGCCCTCCAGCGTCCTGCCGGACGTGCTGGCCGCCGGGTACTTCGGCATCGCCAGCCCTGCGGCCATCAAGAAGGAAGGCGCCAAGTACGGCACGCCCGCCAGCAAGCCCGTCGGCACCGGCCCGTTCATCTTCCAGAGCTGGCGCACCGGCGACCGCGTGACCCTGCTGCCCAACAAGCTGTACTGGGGTGAAAAGGCCAAGGTCGACCAGCTGGTCATCCGCTCGATCAAGGACGCCAGCCAGCGCCTGAACGAACTGAAGGCCGGGACCATCGACTTCGCCAACGACCTGACGCCCGACAGCCTCAAGAGCGTGCAGAGCGACAAGAACCTGGTGGCCGTCAAGCGCCCCAGCTTCAACGTGGGCTTCCTGAGCCTGAACAACCGCAACCAGTACCTCAAGAACGAGAAGGTCCGTCAGGCGATCAGCATGGCGATCAACAAGAAAGAAATCGCCAACGCCTTCTGGAACGGCCTGGGCATCAGCAACGCCAGCTTCCTGCCCCCTGTCCTGGCCTGGGCGAACAGCCCCAAGGTCCCGGCCGACTACAAGTTCGACCCCGCCGCCGCCAAGAAGATGCTGGCCGACGCCGGCTACCCCAACGGCTTCAGCATCGACCTGTGGTACATGCCCGTCAGCCGCCCGTACTTCCCCACGCCCAAACCCATCGCAGAAGCCATCGCCGCCGACCTGAGCGCCATCGGCGTGAAAGTCAACCTGAAGACCGAGGACTGGGCCAAGTACCTCCAGGACCGCAACAAGGAACCCGGCTTCGACATGTACATGATCGGCTGGACCGGCGACTACGGCGACCCGGACAACTTCTACGGCGCCTACTACGGCAGCAACGCCAGCGACGACATCAACTGGAACCCCTCCAACGTCGAGACGCTGCTCCAGCAGGGCCGCGCAGCGAACACCCAGGCCGCCAAGGCCAAGGTGTACCAGCAGCTGCACGAACTGACCTACAACGCCGCGTACCGTATTCCCATGGTGCACAGCAACCCGCTGGCCGCCGCGCGCAGCTACGTGAAGGGCTGGACCCCCAGCCCGCTCGGCAGCGAACCCTTCAACACCATCAGCGTCGGCAGCAAGAAGTAA
- a CDS encoding fumarylacetoacetate hydrolase family protein — protein sequence MQLIRFATEGPSGPAQWGVLTGEHIQVTRGMGGEPTGDTLPLTSVTLLAPAEPTKIVCVGRNYLDHIRELGNDTGDLPSEPGIFLKGPNALAEPGGTVERPDWTDNFHFEGELALVIGTRARHLTLDNALDCVAGYTNGLDLTARDRQKTDLQWFRAKAADRFCPLGPWLETDFDPRDVRVQTRVNGVVRQDGRTSQMIFPVAEILVYLTRFVILEPGDVVLTGTPDGVGPLVTGDVVEVEVDGLGILATPIG from the coding sequence ATGCAACTGATCCGATTTGCAACGGAAGGCCCCAGCGGCCCGGCCCAGTGGGGCGTCCTGACCGGCGAGCACATTCAGGTCACGCGCGGTATGGGCGGCGAGCCCACCGGCGACACCCTGCCGCTGACCAGCGTGACCCTGCTGGCCCCCGCCGAACCCACCAAGATCGTGTGCGTGGGCCGCAACTACCTGGACCACATCCGCGAGCTGGGCAACGATACGGGCGACCTGCCCAGCGAACCCGGCATCTTCCTGAAAGGTCCCAACGCGCTGGCCGAGCCGGGCGGCACGGTCGAGCGACCCGACTGGACCGATAACTTCCACTTCGAGGGCGAACTGGCGCTGGTCATCGGCACGCGCGCCCGCCACCTGACCCTGGACAACGCCCTGGACTGCGTCGCCGGGTACACCAACGGGCTGGACCTGACGGCCCGCGACCGGCAGAAGACGGACCTCCAGTGGTTCCGCGCCAAGGCCGCCGACCGCTTCTGCCCGCTGGGCCCCTGGCTGGAAACCGACTTCGACCCGCGCGACGTGCGCGTGCAGACCCGCGTGAACGGCGTGGTCCGTCAGGACGGCCGGACCTCGCAGATGATCTTTCCGGTCGCGGAGATCCTCGTGTACCTGACGCGCTTCGTGATCCTGGAACCCGGCGACGTGGTGCTGACCGGCACCCCCGACGGCGTGGGCCCGCTGGTGACGGGCGACGTCGTGGAAGTCGAGGTGGACGGGCTAGGCATTCTGGCCACCCCCATCGGGTGA
- a CDS encoding putative bifunctional diguanylate cyclase/phosphodiesterase: MDTPIPPTAAQPLVILGDETGRLDAVEATGLLGTADFTFERLTRLAQVISGAPVALFTLLGRDQLWFVSHLGTDLPACPREAAICPIVVQRGKALVVPDTHELPLVADLGCVTSDLNVRAYLGVPVLNADGYILGTLCVIDHQPRAFTPQQVEGLIGLAGLVGSELDRRGVRAQLQRLSMTDDLTGLPNRAQFRDRLRQATQRVTLSGERVALILLDLDHFKVVNDSLGHAAGDELLRGVGQRLRDQVGSSDLVARLGGDEFALLLTDVREVQDTERVLTRLKGAMTPPLDLNGQELFVTFSAGVSLYPDDGVDAEEMLARADAAMYRAKRGGMSWAYFNANHDSRSAADLELLSALHRAQDRGELMAYFQPIVCANDYSTVAHEALIRWQRGGQLVSPADFIPLAESSGQIHQLGAFMLREAARLLRSGQLSRVSVNVSPLEFTQPGYANLVAAILRDTAIDPRRLVLEITETSLLNAEVARSVLTDLQALGVQLALDDFGTGYSSLSALSTLPVQHLKIDRSFVRGVGQTGDAGDRALEVIRAIVALARSLRVTTVAEGVETEQQARLLRDAGCTYLQGFHFARPAPIQHLICDRAG; the protein is encoded by the coding sequence ATGGACACCCCGATTCCTCCGACCGCAGCTCAGCCGCTGGTCATCCTCGGCGATGAGACAGGCCGGCTGGACGCCGTCGAGGCCACCGGGCTGCTGGGGACGGCCGACTTCACGTTCGAGCGCCTGACCCGACTGGCGCAGGTGATCAGCGGCGCCCCGGTGGCGCTGTTCACGCTGCTGGGCCGGGATCAGCTGTGGTTCGTGTCGCATCTGGGCACGGACCTGCCCGCCTGCCCGCGTGAGGCGGCCATCTGCCCCATCGTGGTGCAGCGCGGCAAGGCGCTGGTGGTCCCCGACACGCATGAGCTGCCACTGGTGGCGGACCTGGGCTGCGTGACCAGTGACCTAAACGTCCGGGCCTACCTGGGGGTGCCGGTCCTGAATGCCGACGGGTACATCCTGGGGACCCTGTGCGTGATCGATCACCAGCCCCGCGCCTTCACGCCCCAGCAGGTCGAGGGCCTCATCGGGCTGGCCGGCCTGGTCGGCAGTGAACTGGATCGCCGGGGCGTGAGGGCGCAGCTCCAGCGGCTGTCCATGACGGACGATCTGACCGGTCTGCCCAACCGGGCGCAGTTCCGGGACCGACTGCGTCAGGCCACGCAGCGCGTCACGCTGTCCGGCGAGCGCGTGGCGCTGATCCTGCTGGACCTGGATCACTTCAAGGTCGTGAACGATTCCCTGGGTCACGCCGCAGGGGACGAGCTGCTGCGCGGGGTCGGGCAGCGCCTACGGGATCAGGTGGGCAGCAGTGATCTGGTGGCGCGCCTGGGCGGAGACGAGTTCGCGCTGCTGCTGACCGACGTGCGGGAGGTGCAGGATACCGAGCGGGTCCTGACGCGCCTGAAAGGGGCCATGACCCCGCCGCTTGACCTGAACGGTCAGGAACTGTTCGTGACCTTCAGCGCGGGCGTGAGCCTGTACCCGGACGACGGGGTGGACGCCGAGGAGATGCTGGCCCGCGCGGACGCCGCGATGTACCGCGCCAAGCGCGGGGGCATGAGCTGGGCGTACTTCAACGCGAACCATGATTCGCGCAGCGCGGCGGACCTGGAACTGCTCAGCGCCCTGCACCGCGCGCAGGACCGCGGAGAGCTGATGGCGTACTTTCAGCCGATCGTCTGTGCAAACGATTACAGCACGGTGGCACACGAGGCCCTGATCCGCTGGCAGCGCGGCGGGCAGCTCGTCAGTCCCGCCGATTTCATCCCACTGGCCGAAAGTTCCGGCCAGATCCACCAGCTGGGTGCATTCATGCTGCGCGAGGCCGCCCGCCTGCTGCGCAGCGGCCAGCTCAGCCGCGTCTCGGTGAACGTCAGCCCGCTGGAATTCACGCAGCCCGGCTACGCGAACCTCGTGGCCGCCATCCTGCGCGACACCGCCATCGACCCCCGGCGACTCGTGCTGGAAATCACCGAAACCTCCCTCCTGAACGCCGAGGTGGCCCGCAGCGTCCTGACCGACCTGCAGGCGCTGGGCGTACAGCTGGCACTCGACGACTTCGGCACCGGGTACTCCAGCCTCTCGGCGCTGTCCACCCTGCCCGTCCAGCACCTCAAGATCGACCGGTCGTTCGTGCGCGGCGTCGGCCAGACCGGCGACGCGGGCGACCGCGCCCTGGAAGTCATCCGCGCCATCGTCGCCCTGGCCCGCTCGCTGCGCGTCACGACCGTCGCCGAGGGCGTCGAGACCGAACAGCAGGCCCGGCTGCTGCGCGACGCCGGCTGCACCTACCTGCAGGGCTTCCACTTCGCCCGGCCAGCGCCCATCCAGCACCTGATCTGCGACCGCGCCGGCTGA
- a CDS encoding acyl-CoA dehydrogenase family protein translates to MDFTLNDEQRQLQQLARDFTRKEIIPIASEYDQKEELPWQVVEKAFEVGLLNPSIPEHAGGLGLGMFDECLIGEEIAYGCMGIYTVLMASELGIAPILIGGTEEQHRRFLTPLTEKAGLAAFALSEPNNGSDAAAMGTTAVLDGDEWVINGTKMWISNGGLAEVTVVFATTDRQGGHRATVALVVPKDAPGFSYNKIKHKLGQRASLTSELVFENVRVPKENQLGGLGDGFKIAMKTLDKTRIPVAAGSVGIARRAMEESVKYAKDRAAFGRPIAEFQAIQFKLAEMAIGIETGRLMYQKAAWLVDQGQPHGFESAIAKAYCSEMAFNAANEGIQIHGGYGYVAEYPVEKLLRDVKLNMIYEGTNEIQRVVISRHLLK, encoded by the coding sequence ATGGACTTCACCCTGAACGACGAACAACGCCAGCTGCAGCAGCTCGCCCGCGACTTCACCCGCAAGGAGATCATTCCGATCGCCTCCGAGTACGACCAGAAGGAGGAACTGCCCTGGCAGGTCGTCGAGAAGGCCTTCGAGGTCGGCCTGCTCAACCCCAGCATCCCCGAGCACGCGGGCGGCCTGGGCCTGGGCATGTTCGACGAATGCCTGATCGGCGAGGAGATCGCGTACGGCTGCATGGGCATCTACACCGTCCTGATGGCCAGCGAACTGGGCATCGCCCCGATCCTGATCGGCGGCACCGAGGAGCAGCACCGGCGCTTCCTGACGCCCCTGACCGAGAAGGCCGGGCTGGCCGCGTTCGCGCTGAGCGAACCGAACAACGGCTCGGACGCCGCCGCGATGGGCACCACCGCCGTGCTGGACGGCGACGAATGGGTCATCAACGGCACGAAGATGTGGATCAGTAACGGCGGTCTGGCCGAGGTGACCGTCGTGTTCGCCACCACGGACCGGCAGGGCGGGCACCGCGCGACCGTGGCGCTGGTCGTGCCCAAGGACGCGCCGGGCTTCTCGTACAACAAGATCAAACACAAGCTGGGGCAGCGCGCCAGCCTGACCAGCGAACTGGTGTTCGAGAACGTCCGCGTGCCCAAAGAGAACCAGCTGGGCGGCCTGGGGGACGGCTTCAAGATCGCCATGAAGACCCTGGACAAGACCCGCATTCCGGTCGCGGCGGGCTCGGTGGGCATCGCGCGGCGCGCCATGGAGGAAAGCGTCAAGTACGCCAAGGACCGCGCCGCGTTCGGCCGGCCCATCGCGGAGTTCCAGGCGATCCAGTTCAAGCTGGCCGAGATGGCCATCGGCATCGAGACGGGCCGCCTGATGTACCAGAAGGCCGCGTGGCTGGTGGATCAGGGGCAGCCTCACGGGTTCGAGAGTGCGATTGCCAAGGCGTACTGCAGCGAGATGGCGTTCAACGCCGCGAACGAGGGCATCCAGATTCACGGCGGGTACGGGTACGTGGCCGAGTACCCGGTCGAGAAGCTGCTGCGCGACGTGAAGCTGAACATGATCTACGAGGGCACCAACGAGATCCAGCGCGTCGTGATCAGCCGCCACCTGCTCAAGTAA
- the ybaL gene encoding YbaL family putative K(+) efflux transporter, which yields MPHHTELIAALAVGLTLAFFGGLLATRLRLPPLVGYLLAGIAVGPFTPGFVADADIAAQLSEIGVILLMFGVGLHFSIGDLLAVRRIAIPGALVQIVVATLLGMGAAHLWGWPLGQGLVFGLALSVASTVVLLRALEERGTLSTASGQIAVGWLVVEDLVMVLALVLLPALAPLLQGGGPLNLGEIAMSLGLTLGKVALFVALMMIAGRRFVPWLLTRVARLGSRELFTLAVLGTALGIAYGAGVLFDVSFALGAFLAGVVASESKFSQQAAEDALPFQDAFAVLFFVAVGMLFNPAILLSAPLLVIGTALIIMIGKTVAAFLIVRALRYPVGTALTVAFSLAQIGEFSFILATLGRDLNLLTAQGQNLILAGAIISITLNPFLFRAMPTLQRWLGAEPATTPAPQPLRLRGHALLIGYGRVGQLTAQALQAQATPLAVIEQDESRAATLREQNVPVVQGDATRPDTLHLAAAEHAKVVVIATPDAIQTTLIMEQVRALNPDVHVIVRTHDEHTRSALHDLGATEVLYGEHQLGVAMGERARSAVLTP from the coding sequence ATGCCCCACCACACCGAACTCATCGCCGCGCTGGCCGTCGGCCTGACCCTCGCCTTCTTCGGCGGCCTTCTCGCCACCCGACTGCGCCTGCCGCCCCTGGTCGGCTACCTGCTCGCCGGGATCGCCGTCGGACCCTTCACGCCCGGCTTCGTCGCGGACGCCGACATCGCCGCTCAACTCTCGGAAATCGGCGTGATCCTGCTGATGTTCGGCGTCGGGCTGCACTTCTCCATCGGCGACCTGCTCGCCGTTCGCCGCATCGCGATTCCCGGCGCGCTCGTGCAGATCGTCGTCGCCACGCTGCTCGGCATGGGCGCCGCACACCTGTGGGGCTGGCCCCTGGGGCAGGGCCTCGTCTTCGGCCTCGCGCTGTCCGTCGCCAGTACCGTCGTGCTGCTGCGCGCCCTGGAAGAACGCGGCACCCTGAGCACCGCCAGCGGTCAGATCGCCGTGGGCTGGCTGGTCGTCGAGGACCTCGTGATGGTGCTGGCCCTGGTCCTGCTGCCCGCCCTGGCCCCCCTGCTGCAGGGCGGCGGCCCCCTGAACCTCGGCGAGATCGCCATGTCCCTGGGCCTCACGCTGGGTAAGGTCGCGCTGTTCGTCGCGCTGATGATGATCGCCGGGCGGCGCTTCGTGCCCTGGCTGCTGACCCGCGTGGCGCGGCTCGGCTCACGCGAACTGTTCACCCTGGCCGTGCTCGGCACCGCCCTGGGCATCGCCTACGGCGCGGGCGTCCTGTTCGACGTGTCCTTCGCGCTGGGTGCCTTCCTGGCCGGCGTGGTCGCCAGCGAAAGCAAGTTCAGCCAGCAGGCAGCCGAGGACGCCCTGCCCTTCCAGGACGCCTTCGCGGTGCTGTTCTTCGTGGCGGTCGGCATGCTGTTCAACCCCGCCATCCTGCTCAGCGCGCCGCTGCTGGTCATCGGCACCGCCCTGATCATCATGATCGGCAAGACCGTCGCCGCCTTCCTGATCGTCCGCGCCCTGCGCTATCCGGTCGGCACCGCCCTGACCGTCGCCTTCTCCCTGGCGCAGATCGGCGAATTCTCGTTCATCCTGGCCACGCTGGGCCGCGACCTGAACCTGCTGACCGCTCAGGGCCAGAACCTGATCCTGGCCGGCGCGATCATCTCCATCACCCTGAACCCCTTCCTGTTCCGCGCCATGCCCACCCTGCAGCGCTGGCTGGGAGCCGAGCCGGCCACCACCCCGGCACCCCAGCCGCTTCGCCTGCGCGGGCACGCCCTCCTGATCGGGTACGGCCGGGTCGGACAGCTGACCGCGCAGGCCCTCCAGGCGCAGGCCACCCCGCTGGCCGTCATCGAGCAGGACGAGAGCCGCGCCGCCACCCTCCGCGAGCAGAACGTCCCGGTCGTGCAGGGTGACGCGACCCGCCCCGACACCCTGCATCTCGCGGCGGCAGAGCACGCGAAGGTCGTGGTGATCGCCACCCCGGACGCCATCCAGACGACCCTGATCATGGAACAGGTCCGCGCCCTGAACCCGGACGTGCACGTCATCGTCCGCACGCACGACGAGCACACCCGCA